The following is a genomic window from Candidatus Tanganyikabacteria bacterium.
TTGATTCGCGACCGGGTCGCTACCTGCTCACGGGCTCCGTCCGGGCCGACCTCGACGCCGCTACCTGGCCCGGGACCGGCCGCCTTGTGCGGGTGCCCATCTATGGCATGACGGTTGCCGAGCTTCACGGGCGGTCGACGACTCCACTCTTCGATCGGCTCGCCCGGAGCGAGGAACCGGGTGTCGCACCGGACACTCCCGACCTTCGCGGCTACCTCGAACTGGCTCTCAAGGGGGGATTTCCCGAGGCCGCGCTCGCGTTGACGGACAGGACCAGGTCGCGGTGGCTCGAAAGCTACGTCGACCAGCTTCTGACCCGCGATGCGGCAACGATCGAGGGAGCGCGTGATCCCGCCAGACTGCGCCGTTACTTCGAGGCCTACGCACTGAACTCGGCGGGAGTTGTCGAGGACGCGACGCTCATCGATGCGTCGGGGCTCAACCGGAAGACCGCGAATGCCTATGAAAGACTTCTCGAGAATTTGCTGGTCGTCGAGCGCATCCCCCCTTGGACGTCGAGCCGTCTCCAGCGTCTGGTGCGTTCTTCCAAGAGGTTCCTGATAGATCCGGCGCTCCTGGCCGGGATCCTGCGAGTCGACGTCGCTGGCGTCCTGCGGGATGGAAATCTACTGGGGCGTACGCTGGAGACCTTCGTCGCGGCTCAGCTCCGGGCCACGGCAGCGGTGGCGGAATCGCGGCCTCGGTTGTTTCATCTGCGGCAAGCGCAAGGTCGCCACGAGATCGATCTGGTGGCCGAGCAGGCCGAAGGAATCTTTGGTATCGAGGTCAAGGCCACCGCCGCGCCGAACGCGGACGCGGCCAAACATCTTTGCTGGCTGCGCGATCGGATCGGTCCGCGATTCGTCAAGGGGATTGTCCTGCACACCGGGCCGCGGGTCTATCAGCTCGCCGATCGCA
Proteins encoded in this region:
- a CDS encoding ATP-binding protein, which encodes MCKSGIVDPVAPVYVERAADSLIRELLGELPALLLVGPRATGKTTTAARHARTIVRLDRQAEAEAFRADPDAALRGLGEPVLLDEWQSVPGVLGAVKRAVDVDSRPGRYLLTGSVRADLDAATWPGTGRLVRVPIYGMTVAELHGRSTTPLFDRLARSEEPGVAPDTPDLRGYLELALKGGFPEAALALTDRTRSRWLESYVDQLLTRDAATIEGARDPARLRRYFEAYALNSAGVVEDATLIDASGLNRKTANAYERLLENLLVVERIPPWTSSRLQRLVRSSKRFLIDPALLAGILRVDVAGVLRDGNLLGRTLETFVAAQLRATAAVAESRPRLFHLRQAQGRHEIDLVAEQAEGIFGIEVKATAAPNADAAKHLCWLRDRIGPRFVKGIVLHTGPRVYQLADRIFAVPISTLWA